CTGCTGGCAGAACCCGGCGGTGGCGGGCGACCGGCGCCCGCAGGCCGGGCAGAGGACATCCGCGGCGGGCGGCGCGGCGGGCTCCGGGCGGTCCAGCCCCATGAAGGGGGCGCTCTCCTCCGACACGACGATCACCGAGTTGAGGTCCAGCGGCCGGATGGGCTCGCGGATCCGCACCTCGCCGGTGGCCGCGTCGACGATGTGGACCAGCCCGCTCAGCCGGGCCAGCATCTTCTCGCTGCCCAGCTGATGGGCCAGCTGGACGGCGCGCCCCCACTGGCGGCGGGCCCGCTCCCGGTCACCCGCCTCGTACGCGTCGCAGCCCGCGGTGATCGCGTGGCCCAGCTCGGAGTCGGCGTCGTAGTGTGCCAGCCGGGGGTCGATACGGGACGAGAGCAGCACATCGTCCGTCCACTGGACCAGCACCGACTCCGGCTCGGGCAGCGGCAGCGCGGTGTCGCCCTCCACCGACAGCTCCACGGCGGCCAGCTCCACGTCCTCGCCCATCGGATCGCGCCGCGGATCGGCGAACACGGACACCTGGTACTCGCGGGTCTCGTCGCCCCACGCGCTGGTGGTCCATTCCCAGGTGCGCTCATCGGGGCGGATGCCCTCGTCGGTGAGGTCCGCCCGGGTGGGGTGCACCTGCTTGACGAAGCCGACCCGGCTGCCCGCCCGGGTGCGGATCCGGATCCGCACCCCGGCCAGCGCCCTGGCCATCGAGGCGGAGACCATCTCCTCGAACTCGGCGGCCAGCGCGGAGTCCTCCAGGACCGCGTCCGCCCGGCCGTGCAGCCGGTGCGCGATCCGCTTCAGCTCGGTGGCGTCCCAGCCGTCGCCGATCCCGCGCGCGTCACAGGTGAAATGCGGGGCGCAGGCATCCAGCACCTGGTCCAGATAGCCGGGCGGATCGTGTTCGTTACGGCCGTCGGTGAGCAGCAGGGTGTGCCGGATCGCGGCGGGCTGCCGCAGATGCAGCCGCCGGGCGAGATCCAGCCAGGAGCCGATCGCGGTGCCCCCGACCGCGGGCAGCCGGGCCGCCACCCGGGCGGCGGCGGCCTTGGTGTCCGGCCCCGCCACCGCCATGCCGCCGGTGAACGGATAGATCACCTGGGCCTGCTCGGTGCCCTCGACGATCGCGAAGCGGGTGCCGTCGCGCAGTATGCCGACCGCGGTGGCGGTGGCCCGCCGCGCCGCCGCGATCTTCGTCGGTGGCCAGCTCATCGACATCGAGCAGTCGATGACGATGACCTCCGAGGTGGTGGTGCGGGCCGCCGCCGGGCCCAGGCCGTGGGCCCGCACGCTGACGATGGCGTGCATCTCGGTGCGGCCCGCGGAGGCGGGCAGGTACTTGTTCTGGTGCACCCGCAGGGTGAGGGCCTGGCCCCCGTCCGTGCCCCCTGGTCCGTGCTGTCTTCCTCGGTCCTCGCTCATCTGATCCCCCTGTCAGACGCGGGTCATGGGCCTGATGGCATTCGCGCGGTCGATCAGCGCCCCGAGCGCCTCGGGGCTGTCCGCCTGCCGGGCCAGCCGACGCAGGGTCTGCTCCAGCTCGGCGCGCAGCGCGCTTTCGTCCTCCCACTCCCCATACACCAGTGACGGGGATTCGGTTCCCCTCCGGGCCGCTTCAGCCGCCGGATCGGCGCGCCCCTTCCGCACCCAGCGCCGTGAACGGGCATGCCCAGCCGGCGCACCCCTCCGCTCCCCGGCCCCCGGCTGCCGCTCCGCCCAGTCCAGCGTCACCTCCAGCGACTCCGCCGTCAGCCGGTCCCGGGCCGGGCCCGACTCGCGGCCCTCGTCCAGATACAGCCGCGGCAGCCTCGTGCGCACCTCCGCCAGGTCCTCGGCCGTCGGCAGGGCGTCGGGGTGGCCCAGCCGCCCCGACAGCACCCGCACTATGGCGATCCGCGCGGCGTCGTAGTGGCGGGAGACCTTCGGCACCCCGCCGAGGATCTCCACCGTGCCGCCCCGGTCGCCCGCCGCGAGCCGGAGCCGGGCCAGCCCGAAGGCGGCGCTGCCCTGCGAGCGGTTGCGCTGCCACACCGCCTCGTAGAACCGCTTGGCGGCCTCGTGGTCGCCCAGGTGCTCGGCGCAGTAGCCGAGCGCCAGCTTGGGCGCGTACTCCCCGGGCAGGGCGCTGTAGACCTCGTCGAACTCGCGCCGGGCGTCGGCCACCGCGCCGTCCGCGAGCCGCAGCAGGGCGCGGTGCCAGGACAGCCGCCAGTCGTACGGGGCGGCGGCGCCGATCAGCTCCACGGCGATCGCCAACTCATCGCCCGCCGCGTCCCGTTCGCCCAGCTCCAGATAGGCGCGGCAGACGCGCAGCCGGATCTCGGCGGAGGGGCGGGGGAAGGCGTGCAGCTGCTCGATCAGCCGACGCGGCCCGCTGTCGGTCGGGACGCCCAGCAGCGCCGCGCCGGGATCCGCCGCGTCCGGGAACGGCACCGGCAGCCCGAGCGGCACCCGCTCCGGCTGGGGCAGCCCCGACGCCAGCAGCGGGCGCGGCTCCCCGTCCAGCCAGCGCTCCAGGTCCGGGATCCGGCCCAGCGAGGAGTCCAGCAGCGCCGAGGTCGGGGCGAAGAGCGTGGACGGCTCGGGCTGCTCCCGGCTGAGCCGCAACGAGTGGATCTCCCGCAGCACGCCCCACAGTTGCTCGGACATCTCCGCGGCCGATCCGAACCGCCGCTCCGGGTCGGCCGCGGTGGCGCGGGCCAGCACCCGGCGATAGGACTCGGCGCCCAGGCCCGGCGGCCGCTGGGTCTGCCGGGCGGCCTTGTCCGAGAGCTCCTCGAGCGTTCTGCCGACCCCGAAGAGGTCATGGCGCTCGGTGAGCGCGGAGGCGCCCCGGGCCAGCACCTCGGGGGCGGCGAACGCCTCGGTGATCACCGGCGG
This genomic interval from Streptomyces asiaticus contains the following:
- a CDS encoding VWA domain-containing protein; this encodes MSEDRGRQHGPGGTDGGQALTLRVHQNKYLPASAGRTEMHAIVSVRAHGLGPAAARTTTSEVIVIDCSMSMSWPPTKIAAARRATATAVGILRDGTRFAIVEGTEQAQVIYPFTGGMAVAGPDTKAAAARVAARLPAVGGTAIGSWLDLARRLHLRQPAAIRHTLLLTDGRNEHDPPGYLDQVLDACAPHFTCDARGIGDGWDATELKRIAHRLHGRADAVLEDSALAAEFEEMVSASMARALAGVRIRIRTRAGSRVGFVKQVHPTRADLTDEGIRPDERTWEWTTSAWGDETREYQVSVFADPRRDPMGEDVELAAVELSVEGDTALPLPEPESVLVQWTDDVLLSSRIDPRLAHYDADSELGHAITAGCDAYEAGDRERARRQWGRAVQLAHQLGSEKMLARLSGLVHIVDAATGEVRIREPIRPLDLNSVIVVSEESAPFMGLDRPEPAAPPAADVLCPACGRRSPATAGFCQQCNAPLSGEPGASGSAGGAR
- a CDS encoding serine/threonine-protein kinase; the encoded protein is MTDPTDGAVCGRQDCRGEGLGRINARGFCSECGRRPLPAAPSPAPPPVEPAAPLVSESTATTARARRRDVARKFTVRPAGEGLLDLPRVELPSLRDLVMDDPHPPSRGQTCGWEGCDEIVGAPYAGQSALSRGYCPRCRHQFDFTPRLSPGDLLGDQYRVIGCVGYGGLGWVYLAEDTQLDDQPVAIKGLINNEDEAALRVAVEERRYLTMLDHPGIVRIINYVTQPDPRDDGALTGYIVMEFVGGMTLAQIKDHIADAVKPYDGPRLYEHILAYGCLVLRALGYLHGEKLLYCDLKPSNVMHYEDRVKVIDLGAVRRLGQRDGGPPVITEAFAAPEVLARGASALTERHDLFGVGRTLEELSDKAARQTQRPPGLGAESYRRVLARATAADPERRFGSAAEMSEQLWGVLREIHSLRLSREQPEPSTLFAPTSALLDSSLGRIPDLERWLDGEPRPLLASGLPQPERVPLGLPVPFPDAADPGAALLGVPTDSGPRRLIEQLHAFPRPSAEIRLRVCRAYLELGERDAAGDELAIAVELIGAAAPYDWRLSWHRALLRLADGAVADARREFDEVYSALPGEYAPKLALGYCAEHLGDHEAAKRFYEAVWQRNRSQGSAAFGLARLRLAAGDRGGTVEILGGVPKVSRHYDAARIAIVRVLSGRLGHPDALPTAEDLAEVRTRLPRLYLDEGRESGPARDRLTAESLEVTLDWAERQPGAGERRGAPAGHARSRRWVRKGRADPAAEAARRGTESPSLVYGEWEDESALRAELEQTLRRLARQADSPEALGALIDRANAIRPMTRV